The following nucleotide sequence is from Synchiropus splendidus isolate RoL2022-P1 chromosome 1, RoL_Sspl_1.0, whole genome shotgun sequence.
CACTCAGAACCACGTCATTTAGCAGCTCGTCTGCCCCATTAATCCCATTAACTGTCACTTTCACGTGTCTCACTCGGGCCACCAGACGTGTGCATGAGGGGGCGGCAGCTACCTCTGAAGCTCAGCTCGCTGTCGCTGAGGCCGGCGTCGTCCGCAGAActctccttctccaccttgGCTCCACCTCGGTTCCTCTTCACGCTTTTGTAAAACTGAGTCCAGCGATGTCGACCTGCATCCTTTTTCAGACGCTTCTCCTTCGCTCTTCTGTTCTGGAACCAGACCTGGGAAAACCACACGAAACAAACGGTTCTTATTTGTGATATTTGAATGAAGGAACCACCAGATCTTCAACCACGAAGGGTCTAGAGGGAAGGCGGCGATCACTAAACCAAGTGGAACAACATCAATGGACATCAAAAGTCTCTCCATAACATatttgaaacattgaaacaccCTCTCAGTAAATATTTCTCAAAAAGTGCAAATCTGAATCAACTGTTCTGCTGTAAGGCTCGTGGCCTGAAAGATGGGCGGCTCTCACCTGCACTACCCTCATGTCCAGCCCAGTCTCCGACGACAGCTGCTCTCGGACATGCCGCGCTGGTTTTGGGGAGTTTTTGTAGGCACTTTTAAGGGTCTCCAGCTGCTTCGCTGTGATGGTGGTCCTGGGTCGCTTGGTCCCTGCTTCTGAATCATCTGGAAACACAGGGCACCTTTGATGAAATGCTGCTTCAGGGTTGTGACTATTCCTGCCTCCTACAAACCTAAGTCATGTCACATGGACAAGTCACACTGTTAGGTGAATCGGTTGCTTGTTTTGGCTGCTCCAAATACAGATGACAGAATCTCAGCATGTGCCACCCCCAGTCTCCAACTAGAGCGTCCATGACTTGAAGCAATTGATGCATTTCTTATTAACTAGGACACATTACACAGCAATTAAATTGCCTAGGGGGACACACTGTCCACgctgaaggacagaagaaaaagaggaatttTGTGTAACTTTGTAGCTTTAAAATATAAACAAGCTAATAACATATTTgagtttatatattttattttttattacatatttttaCGTACTGTTTATTGATAGATTGCCCATATGAATCAGGAATATTAGGTGATATCTTTAAATGCTGAATATCTTGGAACATTGAAGATTAGCAaagtacaaaaaatatttttaatatatatttttaaatatcagtTACTTTTATAATTTTGCTCAGAccttgcgatgatcacatgtttGCCCACCTTTGCCATACAGGCTACGCTGTGGTGAAGGTGGGTTGTGGGCTCTTTAAATTCATTTCAGTGCGATCAAAAGTGTTTTTAGCTGATCAACCAACTGCATTTACGAGACACTCTCAAAACATTCAAAACGGTTCTTCTAACTTGGATCTACAGTCAAAGCTTGTGGCTGCCATGTTTACCCATCTCTTTACTAAGTACTTCTGAATTTTTCCTAAGTAGAATCGAAGTGCAGACATCACCAGTATGAATGTTACTCGAGGAGTCCTCTCACTTATTAGTCATCATGTTTTCATAAccataatgtttttgttttttttttacatacatttttttacatttacatacatttacatatatatagatatatagttAACTACATTGtctggaataaataaaacacataaaaaatacatacaatgtTTTTTACGTGCCTTTTTCCTGTCTGAATCAAAGATGACTCAACATGATGTCATTATGACACCTTTCTTTCTAGTACTTCAGATGATTCACCAAGGCCGCTGGTAAGCTTACCGTTTTGTTTTGCGGTCTCATAGTCCACCTTGCACACCAGCCTCCCGTCCTCCATGAGATAGAACTCATCCCCGGTCGCCAGCTGTCTGCTGCACATGATGCAGGCGAAGCAGTGCAGGTGATAGACAAAGTCCTGTGCCTTCCTGACCACCTGTGTGGGAGGAATCCCTTGTTGGCATGATGCGCATTTGGTTCCAAACCGCCTGCATGAAGGAGAACGTACGCAGTCAGCCACATGCACTGCCACAAAGACTGTGATACTCGCGCTGGCATTTGTATCTAATGGAGACCGTGAAAGCTgctgagattaaaatttcagtTATGTATTTCCTCGGCGGCGGCCAAGAATGATGGCACAGTGTCCGTATTAATAGAAGCTTCAGCTGTTGAAGAAGGAAAAATCAGCAGTGGAATGCATTTCTGTTAACGATAGACCTGTCTGCAggttgatggatggaggagATCAATGGACTGTgtgcaatgtgtgtgtgagcatgtgagtgtgtgggctgctgagtgaatgtgtgtgtgtgtgtgtgcatgtttatgTGTTTGCAAATGAAGTGCCAGGAGGTagaggaagaaagaaggaaagaaagaaaaagtggaAGGAGCGAggaagtgggggggggggtctccCTGTAAACACACCCAGAGGAGGACCAATAAAACACTGACTCAGAAGAAGCTTTAAATCACAGCAATGGCCAGAGAAATAAAGTgagcaaggtgtgtgtgtgtgtgtgtgcgcgcgtttaagcatatctaacctagtgaggaccaatttctggggaaagcacatccctgtgggGCCAATTTGCCTTTGCCACGAGGtgaagcctcagtttgaggatgaagtgtTTGGAacgtcctggttaaggttagccatttgttttggacggttaggtCTCAGGTGAGAGActggaatgaaaacaatgagCATTCCCCACAAAGACATGTAAATTTTCATGCTATGaggtgtgtgtatttgtgataTCTATGAATCCTTGTatgtttgttcatgtttcatTCATAGAATCTTGCGTGCTTCTGTGTGTAGCCTTGAAATCTCTTGTCCTGTGAAGCTAGTGTCCAGCCCTGAGACAAGCTCATGCAGGTGATGAATTATTGAATATATTACACgtaaattgtgtttgtgtttgtatgtgcgTGTTTATTTGTGTAGactgttaaataaatgtttgcatttttcattCCGTATTTTGAGTCCACAAGTGCGTTTAGTTGTGCATGAGTACCATCAGATGTCTTCCTGTTTTTACCAAAGATTCAGTGCTGTCATGTTTAATTCTGCTGTGCATGGTGATTCAGTGTTATTGTGTTTGAATTCATACATGTGTATGTCTGCgatcggtgtgtgtgtggatctcTGTTATCCAGTTACTATATatgcgtgtgtgagtgagtgtacACCGTGTgcgtgggtgtgtttgtgtggctgtcCCTCAGGTCAGCTAACACAGTTAGTTTTCAGTGAGACTCTGGAGCTCTTTAGGTCTCATTTAAGGTTTGAGCATTAAAACCTTTCAAACATGATTTAGTAAAAAGCCAGAGCTGCTGACCCTGTTTTGGATAAAAGTCAAAATCAATTTTCCTCTGTAATTCCTCAGAAATCCAATAGTgggaagaaagacagacaggtggagagAAAGGTGGGAGatggaaggaaatgaaaagaaatgtgcaAGTGTGAACTTGGAAATTTTGAAGGTCatgtcattatttaaaaaaatactacgcttatggtttaaaaaaaaaaacacaaagtaatGGTCCACTCACACTTCAAATGAATtgatgagcgtgtgtgtgagtagtAGCCGTGCTTGTTTATATACCAATAGTAATGCACATTATTATTCAAATTGCATGCATACTGTGCTTTTTATTCCATATTAATAGTCTGGAATTTTAAATCGAACATGTCCTCCTCTATATGGAACGAAAATTAAATGGGTACAATTCATCCACTCTAATTTAAATACCTGTTTTTATCTGGCAGTAAATACAGTACACACTTGAAATAAGCCTTTGCATTTGGCATGCAGCGTTTAAGCAGTCGGAAATATGGGTTTGTTGATAAACTGTGCTGGTGAATATATAGTAGTAGCCATGCTCATATAAAACTCCCAAAAGCACCTGGCTTTAATACATCTGATTCACAGATTATTTATCATCATTACCCATCAACATGTATTGAATTTAATGGGGAAAAATACACCATCCATgcatttatgaataaaaaaattaaataaatttaatGTACTCCAATATTACAGGAGTACAAATAAGCTAGATTTAACCCTTGTTCCACACACTGGGAGAGACAGACGTGAAGGTCTCGTGAGAATCGGTGGCGGACGGTTCTTACTTGAAGAAGTCCTCCTTGCAGTAGACGCTCCCGGCCCGGGAGAAGCACTTGTCGGCCAGCGGGCTCAGACAGTCGGCGCACTTGAGACACTTGGAGTGCCAGTGTCGGTCCAGAACCTTCAGGATGAACTTGTCCAGGATGTGTTGACTGCAGCCGGCGCACTGAGGGATCTCTGCGGGGACAGAGGTGCACAGACCGCGGCGTGAGTCGGAAGCCTTCACAACTGCATTTAAATCACACTGCGTTGGAGTTTCATCTCAACAAACATACGGCGTTCGTGTTTGTCCTTGGCTTATATTTCACAATATACTGTAGTTATAGGCTTTTAACCTGGTTTAAATTCAGGGACTTAGCGAGTTAGTCAGGCACGCAGAAGATTGCTCGTGCGAGGATTCTGCGCACGTGTCTTTGCGTCACTACAACCATtaatagttttattattattggttgCGATTATTACGATGAATAATTATCATCAAAAACTCTAAAACGAAGTATGTTATATAGcatgaaaaaaatcatcaatTTATGACGGTAACTGTCCACGGTGCTGATTATTTCCTCatgttattattcttttattattcatgaaaataaaataataatatattatttgatTGATTGATTAAATGATTATTTACCGTGagtgaaaatgcgtttttttctggcttcatttgaaataataCACTTGACATGTTAAGAAAATCTGGTACATGCATATTAGCAAGATTTATGTTTATGAATTGCCGCATcctaaaaaatgaacaaaatgataAGCATGACTCCATAACGCAAATATTTGTCATCAATCACACAGCGGTACAGAAACAGCGCGTTTAAACAGGCCCGACCACGTGATCTCATTTTATAGTAACAGCTTCACTTTCGATGAGAAAAATCTTAAAATAGCAGCAGCAGTTTTGGGTCATCATTCACGGTTCTTCTGAGTCAAAGGCATTTCCGGTAATGAAAAATCAATGAGGAGGAGAAGTGGCTGAGGAGGGTCACCGTCTGTGtcatcacacacacgcgcgcgcacacacacacactctctctctctcacacacacacatgcatccaAATGGCATATTCTCCAAGTATATTTCTGCATGCATATGATGAAAAACATGATAACACAAATTAACAAACGTCTGTTTTGAGTTCACGTACATTGAAAAATATTCCAAATTCCTTTAAGGATCAGCAAGCATCGGTGCTGGTGCTGAAAGGAAAGCACGATTGCGTTCGGCACAGATCGAGTGCGCGAGGAACAAAGTTGCACGGGGCGACCTTCGTCTACATTTTAATCCAAAAAACCTCTTGGTTACGGAAAATTGCAAAGCGGctattgttgtcaaaatattgatatttataaCAATAGCTCGACTGAAATAATTGCGTATTTTTAAATACCAGTAAACTAGTGAAATAGTTTGTTTATCAGTAAAATAccaaccttaaaaaaaaattccaacttAACAATCCTCGCATATCAatttctctgtttttcattttgaatgtgCCGAGCATCGGATCCAGTGTGGGGATCCAATTCCTGGAAGACTCCACGTTTAAATCCAGGATGTTGCCTCTCCGGGGGGCTGAGTGGCGAGATCTTTATCAAATCTTTTAATCTGCCCCGATTTATCAAATTTAAGAGCATAAGCCGCCCACATATAAGCTATTTTACCTGAGAAGACATTTTAATCACGCACGGGTTTCAACCGCGGTTGCTGTAACTTATCACATGCGAATATTGAGGTCAAAGTAAATATATTTACAGTCTCGTGATGGGGTTCAAAGAGGCCTGGCGCGGATTAAAACGCTGATTCGAGAACCTTCGTGCTCCACAGAGAAGGTTAGAATTGAAGTCACATAACATAACCCGCTTGTTATCGGCGCGCTCTGTATGGGTGTGAGAAACTGAACAAAGTGCGCAGCTGCTTCCAGTAAAAACATAACAGGTTGAACATGATTCTGCTGAGGAAGGCAGcggggagaagaggaagaggaagcggaAGAGGCCGCCGCTCTCATCCACACGCTCCTCCATCCTCGACCTTCACTGACCACCGCACACACACCGGGAGCAGAGAAGTGTCTTACGCTGCAGTGGCGCTCCGAGAATCTCCGGTAAACTCTTGACTGGACTCTCTGTGGGTAGAACCGCCGCACTTTGCATCATCGTGATCCAAAAACACGGTGGtcgcctgcctgcctgcctcctgCGGgattgtgatgctgcagactcggaggcctcttcttcttcttcttctcctctctgctccggACAAGCGTCTGTCCCTGCGGTGATGTCCGTGCCGCGCCGCGCTAAGACGTTTTGGAGAGGATCCTAAAAGCTGCCTGCTCCATTGAACGCTGCATGGGCGGCGGGCTGTGACGTCACCGCGGCACTGGCTCCCCGGGGCCAATAGGAGCAAGGGAAGAGAAGACCCCCCTCGATGAGAGGCAtcgaggagaggaggagaggcgggACCTGGTTTCTGTGGAGACCATAAATAGCTCACTGCAGTGGCTCCCGGCGGGACCCTGAAGCTGAGGGGCCACCAGCAGGCCACAACTCTCAGAGCCACTCTGACATCCTGCACTTGTTTCAGtcaccctcaccatcatctCCGTCACCAGAGCCGCTTAATCGAGAGAAAGCGGCGCTTGTTCTTTAGTTATTAAAATAGTCTGTGCAATGTACGATTGTCAAAACTGCATTGAGTTATTGATAACACTTATTATTCTAATGCAGATCTGAATTTTCCTTCAAAAATTTTGTTCAATTTAACAATGACCGAATAAAGAAATTATATTATATCttgttatataatataatatagtccTATAAAATAACTATAATATATTTTAGACCATCATTTTACTATAAATCAGTATGTTGCGCTAATTCTGCTGAAGAATCTCAGCTTcccttttattaatatttttcaaatattatcAACAGACCCTCGCTCGCATTCTTCGACATGCAAACTACTTTTACATAGAATTGTGTTTATTATAGGATATTATAGGCGCCACGTCTGAATCTTCGTTTTTAGTCTTCTATCTGTTGAGCTATTGAAATGTGAACAGTGCTAATTGGGAGTTGGGCGCGTGCACGCgagctctctctcacacacacgcgcgcacacacacgtgatCCGCCTCTGAACTGGAAGTGTCGCTATCCCATCCAGCGGCAGCATTAGGAGTCTGGACGCAGCCTCCTCCTGACACTGCTCATTTCCACACCGTCGTCTGAGAACTGCTCTTCTGGATAAGCTATTCCCCGCGGAGGGACGCGAGTTCATGCCAGATGAACTCAATCTTCGCTTCCAATTTACCTCAagcaggaaaagaaagaaaagcagcgcGGGGATGTTTCTTGCTGCAAACCACCTTGTTTCTATCAACACTGAGggaatcacacacacaggcaggcacACGCACTCACGTTCAGTCCTTGAGTTCCAAAATATAAAGTCACATGTTATTGGTaaatgatgacgatgacgacgacgacCGTCCTCAATCGGCAGCATTATTATAAtgatgctgtattttttttttttatgaagaagATGACCAACAGTGATGGAGAAGAAAAGTGATAAAAGACGAGGATGACTGAAACCGTGCACACAACTACTGCTCTAACTACTGCTGTTATCAGTAACATTAAGCCAAAAGTATGGAGACGAatctatatatattaatatactAATACTAATGTGAATGTTGAATCACAAtgatagtgatgatgatgatggtgatgatgatgatgatgatgatgattgagAAGATCACCTGGAAGCTCTGTCAATATGTGACACtagtactaataataataataataacaacaataacaacaacatcgtcatcgtcatcaacaacaacatcgtcaacaacaacaataataataataagacgcGTGCAGTATGATGCAGCAGGAGTATTCACCAAGTAAGACCATCCACAATATGTTCATTTTGTAAAAACTAGTCCAGAATTGTCGTCTGTGCTTGTCTTCGACAGGCATATTCATTTTTTGGATTTCCAATATTGGTGATGGTTCATTGTATCGTAGCTCAGAAGATGCTGGAGCCACAATCCCATAAGCCCCTGTTGAGTGTTTAATGTTACTAATGTCATTTAGTCAAATGAAAACGCGCATCAGGCTGATTAAGAAGAGGATGGGAGGATGCAGGAGTGCGCTCGTTTgtgaccatccatccatccatccatccgtcacaTTTCGTCATACTTTATTTTGACtccacacttcctcctccacatcatTCCATGTTTTTTCAGCCTTTCAATCTATTTGATTGTTGGTATCGAAGCCCCGCAGCTGCCCTCGGACACAATGCAGATAAAAATGCTCTTAACCTGTCAGCATGGGGCAGAACATTAGAATAATTGACGGATgccagagaaacagagagagcgCGAGGGATGAAGAGGACGCACATCTGGGTGGCAGGACGCGTCTTTAACCCTTGAATGGTGAACTGCGTCCCGCTTTGATACAAGATCACAGATGTGCTCATGTGTCTTGGCGTCGCTGTTACGCACCAATACATGCCTTTTGAAACAATAATTCTGTAGGTGACATAAGTGATAGTTAAGCAACACGTCACTTGAGCAGGACGGAAGAATCGGCGCGGTAATAATTCAAAGCGAGGGCGACTCCTGAGCAGCACAGTGACCCCGCAGCTTCTAATGAGATCTCATATTTCAGTGCAACACTTTATTGACATCTGCGACTCACAGATCCACCTCACCGAGACACGAGTCACAAACACGCGCGCAGACCTCTTACACGGGGGGGTTTCAGGACCAACACCCGCCAAGAACGTAACTTGCCAAAACGAATAATGATCCAATTCTTTACAAGAAATGATGTTACAGTCAATGACTTTGTGTAAGTAAAATATGTGAAATTATTGTGACTTGATACCTGAACTGAGAAGGTGAACCAGGTGCCGaatttttaaacaatgtaatACATTACGtagctaaaaaaaatgtaattaagcgttgttgaaaaataaaagacaaggtAATCCTTCAAGTTCAAATTGAACAAAGGatactaaaaaataataaagaaaatatttaagtATATTTCAAAAGGTTCATGTTAAGATGAAGATGTTTTCATATGAATATGAACAAATGACCTGTGTTGATGTGTTGCtagaattatttttaaaagtgaataTATTAAATGTAAAAGCGACTGCGGGGATGTTCGTTTTGATGAATTAAAATACAcgtgtctatttttttttctcttccacaaTGTTGCTCATACCTGTTAACATTAGCATGTCTTCAAAGAAACTGTGAAACGAACCCAACGAGGAAATAATAGAACCACCCGTGGTTTGTGGAAAGAATATTAAAGTGAAGTTGCTGTGTTGTTgattattaaaaacattttcttgagGAACAGGAACATAAAGATAGCAGCAGGAGTTAGCATAGCTTACACCCAACTTAGCTATGTTAGCTTTAATGGCCTCTGAATTATTTACACAttaaaatacagtaaaaaaatgcattacatttttcagtttatatCGTAAAATAAGCCACGGTCATAAAACAGGAGTTGTGCCATTATATTTTACTGATCATTGATGCTTCCTACCTCAGGCTCcccgcgcctcctcctcctcctcctcttcctccccgcCATGTCTCCAGAGTTGGCAGGATGCACCGGACACTGGCGGGGGAAAGGTTCCACTCACTTTCTCCAGGATCCTCGATCTTACGAGACACAACGCGGCGGCACCGACACCGAGACCAGAACCACTCGGTCCGACCGCTGCGGAGGActagagagaggagagaggcggACGCCGAGGGGAGGCTaaggagagagacggaggaaatTAAATTGCACTTGGGGGGCAAATTCTATTAGGGAATAGTTATTGTCTCCCGACAGCTCCTGTCCATTTGGGTAATTAGTCGGAGAGATTGGTGGAACAAATGAAATCTAGTGCTGTCAGAAATGATATTTTCCAATTCCCTGATTGAACCTGACCCGGGCGAGTTCAGGGGAAGCGCCGCaattacacaaacacaaacacttcacaCCGCAACAAAAGCGCACTACAACCGCTTTTATTGACAAATCGGAAATGACAGTAGTAACGGAGTCGCCTTTACTTCGTTTGTCGCCCAAGTTGATagtgtttctttattttaagtATCATCATTTTAGAGATAATTACCtatttacaattaaaaaaacaaaccaaaaaagtaCATTTCGTATACATAGTTTATTGAAGACAAATACTTCATAATAGACAGAACAAGAGgaagcatttaaaaataaaaataaaatgaaattgaaattgaaagccTCTGTTTTTGGACTTATAAACATCCTGTGTGTTCAACTCACGGCCCGTGGGCCATTTCTGGTCGGCTTAGTCTTTTTACGTGGCCCGCACCAGTTTCAGTTGTGCTTTGCAGGGTCCACATAAATTCAACACAGTCAAATGGTGCACACCAATTGAAGACAGTCACAAAACAAAGTATAAATTAACAAGGAATTTGTGGAAAGTTGTGTAATGCATTTCTGTTAGtgctgaagaagaaaagaatcAACACTAAACACAGAAATTTAAAGATGAATGCCATATTTATTCTCCAAGAATTTAAAGTCGGCGTGATATTGAATTATTAATTCCATTAACAATTTGACATGAGACTTGTAAGACTTGATGATAAGAACTCTGACCCCAAGAAATTTTACATCAATAAATgactcaaaaaataaataaatacaataaaaaaataaaaaataataaaataaaataaaaacctcacatcacaaTGAGGCTCAGAGTTCACCCAACTCATAGTTCTGTGAGGAAATAAGACTCTTCCGagtgttttgtttgctgttgaaGGGACCTTTTCCAACTCAATTCAGCAAGAACCTCtggtagggaaaaaaaaactctccagCAGTGGGAGGGAAGTAAAGCGGAGTATAAAAGGTCAGGTTTGTCTTGAGATTAAAATAGTGCAACCCAGCATATTATCAAGAGTTAAATGCAGTTAATGGCAGGAGAGTATTGATCTCAGAGGCCTCCGCTCCTTCTTCCCACAGCTTGTGTC
It contains:
- the lhx4 gene encoding LIM/homeobox protein Lhx4; protein product: MMQSAAVLPTESPVKSLPEILGAPLQQIPQCAGCSQHILDKFILKVLDRHWHSKCLKCADCLSPLADKCFSRAGSVYCKEDFFKRFGTKCASCQQGIPPTQVVRKAQDFVYHLHCFACIMCSRQLATGDEFYLMEDGRLVCKVDYETAKQNDDSEAGTKRPRTTITAKQLETLKSAYKNSPKPARHVREQLSSETGLDMRVVQVWFQNRRAKEKRLKKDAGRHRWTQFYKSVKRNRGGAKVEKESSADDAGLSDSELSFRDDQVLSDLTHANGLYGSVGDVTNSSVLNGGFSVDAAGQPYHDIRAGSPYGLPQSPSSITSLPGHTPLLNNLSFNMDGLAVQPGGVGQALRAMAGGPTSDLSTGSSTGYPDFPTSPASWLDEMDHSQF